Genomic window (Spirosoma sp. KCTC 42546):
CGCAGAGCCGCAGGGCGAAGCCGTTTGTTTTGATAAAGACAACAAAGGATTTTTTACCATCAGCGAACGCGCCAATGCAGCATCGATAAACCTATATTACTACGCCAGGAAATAGTTTATTAGTGGAGTACATGAACGTACGTGCAGTGAGTAGATTAACTATAAAAGGCACATGACCCCACTTCACTTATTCCACTAATCACCTCATTGACTATATTGCTGGATGGATTCATCGATACTGATTATAGTCCTGAGTTTATCGGTTCTGATTTCATACGCTTTTGATTTGTTCAGCAGTCGGTTCAAAACGCCTTCCGTTTTGCTACTCCTGCTGCTGGGCATGCTGACAAGGCAGGCAACCGAGTACTTCAACGTTCAGGTACCTTACGTCAATACCATTCTGCCTACACTGGGTACGCTGGGGCTAATTTTGATTGTGCTGGAAGGAGGCCTTGATCTGGAACTCCACGCCGATCGGCTTAACATTATCCGGCGAACTCTCCTGGCTTCTCTGCTGGCCATTATTGGCGGTACACTCATCATGGCTGGCATGCTGTATCTGCTTCTGAACGATTCGTTTTACCATTGTCTGATTGCGGCCCTGCCATTCTCGATAGTCAGTAGTACCGTAACCGCCCAGACCGCAACGAACTTATTAGGAGGACAGCGGGAATTTGCTATCTACGAATCGGCTTATGCCAGTATCCTGGGAATTATGGCCTATAACTTCCTGGTACTGAGTCGAAATTCAGTGTTGGGGGCTGTCTGGTCGTTCGCTCGTGATACACTGGCAATGGCTATCATTTCGTTAGGCTGCTGTTTCTTGCTACTATACCTGATTGGTCGAATCAATCACCGTATCAAGTTCCTGCCTATCATTTCAGTACTGTTTCTGGTGTATGCGCTCGCAGAAATCAACCATATGTCATCGTTACTGTTGATTCTGATCTTTGGCCTTTTCCTGAATAATACAGATCTGTTTATTCGCGGGCGATTAAGTCAGATCCTGAAAAATGATTTGTTTGAGAAAGAGCTTGATCAACTGAAAAATCTGACGGCAGAAGGGGCCTTTGTGGTTCGCACGTTCTTTTATTTGATCTTAGGCTATGCTGCTGTCCCTCAGAGCCTAATTGATATGGATGCGCTTATTGTCAGTGTATTATTTGTAGCGGCCATTGTTTCCTGGCGCTGGGTGACACTACGGTTAACCTATACCGGGCCTTTAACCCCCTTACTCTGGATTGCACCACGCGGTCTGATCACAATCCTGCTTTACCTGAATATTCCAGAAGACCTGCGTTTGGTGGGCTTTCGGGAAGGAATCCCCATGCTGGTTGTGGTAGTATCCTCGGTGGTAGCCATGATAGGCTTGCTGGGGAATAAATCAGTGAAGAGTGAAGAATGAAAAGTAAAGCAATTATTCTTCACTTTTCATTCTTCACTCTTCACTTAAAGGTACTGCCAGAATTTCCAAAATGGCCGATTGGCAAGATAAGTCAGATCCTGCTCATTGGTAAATGCCTCTCGCTCGAAACTAATATTTCGGTAGGCTTTATAGTGATCCCGGTAGTGAAACCGGCGGATGCAATATTCAATGCCATACCAAATATAGAAGGGCAAAATGCCCAGCTCCGCCTGTTGCCGCAAATGAATTCGTTCATGGTTAAGCAGGGTAGGTCCAGGATTGGCTTGCCGGACTAAAATGAACGGAAACAAAGCCATTCCATCAGGGCGAAGAGAAGGCAGATGAACAACAAACATAGCTTCAGTTTACTTTTACAGATGGCAAACAAGGACAAACGCAAAAGTATTCACTAAGTCCTGGGTTGACAGCTTCCTCTTATGACTTTATTGCTGATTAGTCTCTTTATTATTGGGTACGTTCTCATTACCTTGGAGCACGCTATTACTATCAATAAAACTGCGACAGCTCTCATTACCGGGGTCGTTTGCTGGACGGTGTATGCATTAATGGATGGCCATCCCGAATCGGTTGGGCATCACCTCGGTGAGCACCTTGCCAATACCGCCGAAATCCTGTTTTTCCTGCTGGGGGCCATGACTGTAGTAGAATTGATTGATGCCCACGATGGATTTACCCTTATTACAGATCGGATTGCCAGTCGAAATATCCGGACCCTACTCTGGATCATCAGCCTGCTGGCGTTTTTTTTATCGGCGCTCTTAGACAACCTCACTACCGCCATTGTGATGATATCAGTTACCCGTAAACTGGTGCGTAATACAGAACAACGGCAGATTATAGCGGGTATGATCATCATTGCCTCCAACGCCGGAGGAGCCTGGTCGCCCATTGGTGATGTAACAACAACAATGCTTTGGATTGGCGGACAGATTACTACCCTGCACATTATTCAGTGGTTGATTTTGCCCAGTCTGGTCTCTATGTTGCTGCCTTTGGTCATACTCACTCGCGCTCAGCCCAACACCCAGGTTAAAACAGCATCGCAGGGTATTAGCCGCCCTTATGTTACACCCACCGCCCGGCGCGACCGTCGAACCATGCTGGCCGTTGGGCTGGGAGGGATGTTGTTTGTTCCCATTTTCAAGACGGTTACGCACCTGCCTCCCTATATGGGTATGATGCTGGTGTTAGGTGTAATATGGGTTGTATCTGAATTGATCCACAGCGATAAAGATGAAGCTGAGCGGCAGAAATTCACAGCAGCCTATGCCCTCAGCCGGATTGATGCACCCAGTATTTTGTTCTTTTTAGGTATTCTGCTGGCAGTAGGGGCATTAGAAGCCACTGGCATTCTTCATAGCTTGTCTGAAGCGTTAAATCAGGGAATCGGTAATTTAGATGTAATTGTATTTATAATTGGGATCGTGTCGGCCGTAGTCGACAATGTTCCGATTTTGGCAGCTACGATGGGTATGTATGACTTGCAAACTTATCCGGTCGATGACAAACTTTGGGCATTTCTTGCCTATTGTGCAGGTACTGGCGGAAGCATACTGATTATTGGATCAGCAGCAGGAGTAGCCGTGATGGGGATGGAAAAGCTGGCTTTCGGCTGGTATTTGCGAAAAATTAGCTGGCTGGCGTTAATTGGCTATGTGGCTGGTGCTGTGGTCTATCTAGCCGAATTTGCGTTGGTAAATTAGCCTGAAAATGAGGCTATAAGGGTGTGAAAATAGTTGCTTTTTAGTGTCGTAACAGCTTAGCTTCTAGTATGAAGCGTCCCCAAAACTCAATGCTTTGGGGACGCGGGTTCAAGTATGAACGGCTTGTCAAGGGTTACATTTACTAACATGAATCCAGTTTCGCCCTGTATCATTTTCCCCCGCATGGCGAGTTGACTGACGGTTGTAATCGCGCCGTTACTGAACCACCAGGCGGTATGCAGTACATGCCCTTGTTTACGTAACTCCCCAACATAGGCCGGATGTCCATCAAGTACTGTTTCCCGAACGCGCCCTAATGCATAGCCACTACCGAGCCAACAAGCCATAGGGCTATGATCGGCACTGAACCAGTCCGGCTGAGGTTTCATATAGAGTAATGTGCCCGGTTTCGCAAACTGAATAAACCCATTAGCGAGGGTTTTACGCTGGCAACCTGGCCCATAGTTCCGCAGAATGGAATCTGCTAACTGCCTGGTAGCTTCTGAATCAATTGCCGGTTGGTTCGGTAAAGACGCAAACGCCCTGATACTGATACCAACCACCAATACGCCGAATCCCCAACCTGCCGACTTCACCATATCAAATGGCGATTTTATCGCTGAGGTCTCTACGTCCATCAGACCAGTTTTCTGTACCAGCAAGCGCGCTAATCCCCAGCTAGGCAACCAGGCGTATACGGCAACGCAGGCTAATCCAATACCCTCGTGCGCCCATGAACCAGGCATTGCGCCAAACGCAACCAGCAATACGATCCGAAACAAATTACATAAGATAGTCAGGCTGAAAACGACAGATTCATAGGCTACTACCCAGCTTACTACCACCTTTTTCTGCTGAATGCGCTCCTGCCAAATCAGGGCAAACAAACCAAGCAATAAGGATACACCCGTTAGCTGTAGGCCCATACAGGCTGGATAAACAGCCATTTCAAGAGGCCCCGTATCCGGCCCAGCTTTGATAAGTACATTACCCTCCACCTGTACGTTCAGGCCCGCCAGCCTAAATAGAGAGGCTGCCCAGGCGCTAAGTTGCAGTCGAATTGGAAACGTAAACAAAGCCGAAAAGTAGCGAAGGCCTGGTGAGAGCAGGCATAAAGCAACCAGCCGCCCTGTCCAGCGGTTTCGTCCTGCGTTGCCCGGCCACCAGGCGTAAACCAGGAGCAGAATAGAGAGCAGGGTTGTCAGATCAATGGATAGCATAGTTTTTCTTCCAGACGCCCCAGCCAATCAGACCCGCCAGCATAAGTAATAAAGCCCATTCATGAGGTTCCGGTACGGCTCCTTCCTGCTTAAGGGTTGCGTTGTCAAGCCCCGAATGATCTTTCCTGATCCCAAATCGGTCGTAGTCGGCTTCGGTTTCCAAAACAACCAGACTTGATAAGGGAGAGACGATGTGCGCCTGTTGGGCTTCCTGAATAAGGGCTTCTGTCTGGTAGTTTTTGACAAAATACTGCCGTCCAATCTGATACAATAGATGGTTATAGGTAAACAGGCGGGCTATGTGGTCGGGTGCTACCGATGCCTGAGTGGGTTGACCTGGCGTTTCGCGAATGACAATACCCGCTTCGGGTAAGGCAATACGATCGGGTTCATCAGAGCGACCTGGAAATTGATGTGTTTGGCTATACTTCTGGAGATCGTCTGTATTGCCAGTTGCCATGTTTAGCACCAAGAGTTCGGCCAGTGTTTTCAGATAAGGCGATAACACCAGCTTCGTATCATCCGAAACGAAACAAAAGGTGCGGATGGGTGTCTGCTGTTTCGACAAAAGCCCGAGATTATCGGCAAAGCGGCTTCCTCTTAAGTCACTCAACGTAGGCGACATTGCCGTGCCTTTCGTAATGAGTAGGGCTGATTCTGGATTCGCAATCCGATAAATTGGGAACAGACTAAATGCTTGCTGACTGTGCCGTTCAAAAGCCGCATCAAGATCCCCTTCCGTTAGTTGCTCTAGCCCGTCATCGAATACCCAAATCCGGCAGTGAAGTTGTTTTTTAGCCGCCTGAAAAGCTGCTATAAACTCGTTTTTCGTCCATGATTGATTCACGTCGAGATACACATCCGTAGGTGTAAATGACTCACTAGCTGGTTTTAGTGGCTCTACCTGATACGCTTTCTCGTTCAATAGAAAGGCGTCGGACGATAAAGCGGGCGTCTGGAAACGTAACGACCAGTTGGGTTCATAACTACCCTTATGCGTGAGAATGCGGCCCTGTAGTTTATCGAAAAACCAGGGTGTTTTTAGGTCCGTCGGGGATGATGCAAACTCCACATGTACAAGCTCATTCGCTGACGAAGCATCGGGGCCTTCGATAGTGGGAGTCTGATAAATCAATTGCTTACCCGTCAATAGTAGGGGAGAGGTAATCCCCAGTTTCACGCGCCGATCTTCGCCTGCACGGCAGGGAAACACACGTACCGTTACCCGATTTCCTTCCTGCCAGTACACAACCGACGGATCTCGGGCAACCACCCGGGATTCTACGCCAACAATAGTCCGATACGCAGAATCGGCTTTCGCAACGGTTGTCAGACGAGCGGGTTCTTCCCGGCCATTGACCCATAACGACATTGAGGAAACAACCGAACCCGCGGGCAAGTGAAACGTCATTAGGGCTTCTTCGGTGGCGTTGCGTGCCTGATTTCGAATCCGCAACGTTTGCTCGGTGTAGCTTACCCGGAACTGGGGCCAGATGCGCACCTGCGATACAATATCCTGTGTAGTCAGGTGCCGACCCGTCCATAATTTCTCTTCGGCACCGTGTCTATTTGACGAAAGCACTTTTAAAAGGGCAAGCTGATCGTCATTACTCAAAACATCAGTCGGAAACAACTGCGAGGCAATGACTACCAGTGGGTCGTGCTGGCGAACGTCATCAAATGCAGTTAGTCCGGTTAATCCCCACCCACGTCCATTGAAAAATTGCCCTTGATCGTAAACCCGATTACTCAGTAGCAGGCGATTCGTAATCCATTGCGATACCACCCCGTCGGATTGAATCCGTTGGGCAATCAGAACCCAATCGGGCAGGTCGCTCGTTTTACGGATGGTAGATTCCATATGCGTTTCCTCCATATGGTTGAGATCACGTATCCAGCCACTCAGAAAAAAACCAAGTATCAGGAGTGGTACAGATAACCCGATCCCTACGCCGAGCCGTACATGTTCTTCTCGTTTTGCATCCTGCCATAGGCGTTTGCCCAGGACAACAGCAAATAAAAGTGGTACAAACGAATGGATAGACAACCCCAGACCAATTAGCATAGGTACGCTAATGAGGTATAACGGAATCACATAAATTGCCATATAGGCAAATAGCCACCACCCAAACGCTAATACCGCATAGAGTAGCTGCTGCATTCTGACAGATAACTCTTCTTTCCAGGTGTAAAGAACCATGGCAGCACTAACCAATACCAGCGCCCAGCATAGCCACTCGGTCGATTGCTGAAAAACAGGTATTTCCCGATTCAATGCATAGGCGCTGATTAGCCAGAGTAGCATTCCCATCCATCGGGCAGAACGGCCATCCGGATAGTGTTGCTCACGAAATTTAAGAAACCCATTCATGTATAACACCAGCGAAATGGTTAATGCCAGGCTGTAATGGAGCATGAATAGTATAGTATTGGTGGCGCTTACCTTGGGCGAGTCGAAGAAATCATACAGCAAAAACACGCCAGCCGATATTGAGAGCAGTAATAATCCCAAACCGAATGTTGAGTCACGAAATGGCCACAAAAAGCGGGATCGAACAGAATCTGGCAACGTATACTCGGTGTTATCTGCCTCATCGAGTGCCAGTTCAAGATCAGAGCGCAATTGGTTTTCGTTGATTTCTGTTTTCATGAAAGTACTTTGTTTTGCAAAGTGAAATGATAAAAAAATAGCTATCCGATTGCTCAAAACCGGTTTGAACACTGTCGAACCAGGTTTGCTGTGAAGTTAATTTGCCAGCAGTGCAGTTATTACAGATTCTTAATAAAGGCCTCCAGCGCATTCAGGTGTTCCGAAAATGCCTGTTGCCCTTCCTGGGTTGCCGAGTAGGTGGTATTCGGCTTTCGCCCGATAAACTGCTTTTGCACAGACACATAGCCTGACTCCTCCAGCGCACGAAGGTGCGTGGCCAGGTTGCCATCGGTGAGACCAAGCAGTTCTTTTAGCGCGTTGAAACTCATAGAGTCATTGACCATCAGAACAGACATAATGCTTAGCCGCGCTTTGCTTTCAAAGGCTTTATTAAACTTAGCCAGCAGGTCGTTCTTCATGCAGTAGTGCGTTCATATTTGTAGTACATGGCAAGGCCATACACAATGTGCAGCACCCCAAACCCAAGCGCCCACGTTAATAAGTTATAACCCGGCCAGAACAGCGATAGTAGGCCTAGCACGATTTCGCAATAAGCCAGCGACTCCACATCACGAAGGGTATATTTACTGCCATTTAACAGGGCTAACCCGTAAAAAATAAGCGTTGCCGGAAATGCTAGCCAAATCAGGTCGTAGTACAGCAACGCCAGGCAAAACACTCCTCCCGTTGCCAAAGGAACCACTATAGCCCAAAGTAATC
Coding sequences:
- the xrtN gene encoding exosortase N, whose protein sequence is MLSIDLTTLLSILLLVYAWWPGNAGRNRWTGRLVALCLLSPGLRYFSALFTFPIRLQLSAWAASLFRLAGLNVQVEGNVLIKAGPDTGPLEMAVYPACMGLQLTGVSLLLGLFALIWQERIQQKKVVVSWVVAYESVVFSLTILCNLFRIVLLVAFGAMPGSWAHEGIGLACVAVYAWLPSWGLARLLVQKTGLMDVETSAIKSPFDMVKSAGWGFGVLVVGISIRAFASLPNQPAIDSEATRQLADSILRNYGPGCQRKTLANGFIQFAKPGTLLYMKPQPDWFSADHSPMACWLGSGYALGRVRETVLDGHPAYVGELRKQGHVLHTAWWFSNGAITTVSQLAMRGKMIQGETGFMLVNVTLDKPFILEPASPKH
- the nhaD gene encoding sodium:proton antiporter NhaD; its protein translation is MTLLLISLFIIGYVLITLEHAITINKTATALITGVVCWTVYALMDGHPESVGHHLGEHLANTAEILFFLLGAMTVVELIDAHDGFTLITDRIASRNIRTLLWIISLLAFFLSALLDNLTTAIVMISVTRKLVRNTEQRQIIAGMIIIASNAGGAWSPIGDVTTTMLWIGGQITTLHIIQWLILPSLVSMLLPLVILTRAQPNTQVKTASQGISRPYVTPTARRDRRTMLAVGLGGMLFVPIFKTVTHLPPYMGMMLVLGVIWVVSELIHSDKDEAERQKFTAAYALSRIDAPSILFFLGILLAVGALEATGILHSLSEALNQGIGNLDVIVFIIGIVSAVVDNVPILAATMGMYDLQTYPVDDKLWAFLAYCAGTGGSILIIGSAAGVAVMGMEKLAFGWYLRKISWLALIGYVAGAVVYLAEFALVN
- a CDS encoding transcriptional regulator, encoding MKNDLLAKFNKAFESKARLSIMSVLMVNDSMSFNALKELLGLTDGNLATHLRALEESGYVSVQKQFIGRKPNTTYSATQEGQQAFSEHLNALEAFIKNL
- a CDS encoding sodium:proton exchanger → MDSSILIIVLSLSVLISYAFDLFSSRFKTPSVLLLLLLGMLTRQATEYFNVQVPYVNTILPTLGTLGLILIVLEGGLDLELHADRLNIIRRTLLASLLAIIGGTLIMAGMLYLLLNDSFYHCLIAALPFSIVSSTVTAQTATNLLGGQREFAIYESAYASILGIMAYNFLVLSRNSVLGAVWSFARDTLAMAIISLGCCFLLLYLIGRINHRIKFLPIISVLFLVYALAEINHMSSLLLILIFGLFLNNTDLFIRGRLSQILKNDLFEKELDQLKNLTAEGAFVVRTFFYLILGYAAVPQSLIDMDALIVSVLFVAAIVSWRWVTLRLTYTGPLTPLLWIAPRGLITILLYLNIPEDLRLVGFREGIPMLVVVVSSVVAMIGLLGNKSVKSEE
- a CDS encoding XrtN system VIT domain-containing protein produces the protein MKTEINENQLRSDLELALDEADNTEYTLPDSVRSRFLWPFRDSTFGLGLLLLSISAGVFLLYDFFDSPKVSATNTILFMLHYSLALTISLVLYMNGFLKFREQHYPDGRSARWMGMLLWLISAYALNREIPVFQQSTEWLCWALVLVSAAMVLYTWKEELSVRMQQLLYAVLAFGWWLFAYMAIYVIPLYLISVPMLIGLGLSIHSFVPLLFAVVLGKRLWQDAKREEHVRLGVGIGLSVPLLILGFFLSGWIRDLNHMEETHMESTIRKTSDLPDWVLIAQRIQSDGVVSQWITNRLLLSNRVYDQGQFFNGRGWGLTGLTAFDDVRQHDPLVVIASQLFPTDVLSNDDQLALLKVLSSNRHGAEEKLWTGRHLTTQDIVSQVRIWPQFRVSYTEQTLRIRNQARNATEEALMTFHLPAGSVVSSMSLWVNGREEPARLTTVAKADSAYRTIVGVESRVVARDPSVVYWQEGNRVTVRVFPCRAGEDRRVKLGITSPLLLTGKQLIYQTPTIEGPDASSANELVHVEFASSPTDLKTPWFFDKLQGRILTHKGSYEPNWSLRFQTPALSSDAFLLNEKAYQVEPLKPASESFTPTDVYLDVNQSWTKNEFIAAFQAAKKQLHCRIWVFDDGLEQLTEGDLDAAFERHSQQAFSLFPIYRIANPESALLITKGTAMSPTLSDLRGSRFADNLGLLSKQQTPIRTFCFVSDDTKLVLSPYLKTLAELLVLNMATGNTDDLQKYSQTHQFPGRSDEPDRIALPEAGIVIRETPGQPTQASVAPDHIARLFTYNHLLYQIGRQYFVKNYQTEALIQEAQQAHIVSPLSSLVVLETEADYDRFGIRKDHSGLDNATLKQEGAVPEPHEWALLLMLAGLIGWGVWKKNYAIH